TGCTTGAAAGAATGTTCTTTTGGGGCCATTGGTTATTACTTAGGAGCAGATATTGGGGGTAAAGGAACCACCCTTTATACAAGGCAGGAAGGCAATTATTTGCATTGGGTTTTTGTTAAACCTGATGGCCGGGAAGAAGTTATTACAATCAACCGCCAGGAATCTAATCAATATTAGGAGGCCAATTATGGATCATTTAGATAGATTAGAAGCGCAAAGCATTTTTATTTTACGCGAGGCTTATAAAAAATTTGGTAAACTGGGAATGCTCTGGTCTATTGGGAAGGACTCTACAGTCTTGCTCTGGCTGGCGCAAAAAGCCTTCTTTGGCCATTGCCCTTTCTCATTAATCCATGTGGATACGACCTATAAAATTCCCGAAATGATTGCTTATCGGGACCGGATTGCTCAACAATATAATTTGGATCTCATTGTCCACAGCAACGAAGAAGCTTTAAAAGCAGGTATGGGTCCGGACAAGGGCCGACTTGTTTGCTGCAAGGCTTTGAAAACCGATGGACTGCAGCAAGTGGTAACTAAATATGAATTTGAAGGACTCATTCTCGGTATTAGAAGGGATGAAGAAGGGTCCCGTTCTAAAGAAAGGGTTTTCAGCGAACGGAATAAAGATTCGGAATGGGATTATACCAATCAACCTCCAGAATTATGGGACCAGT
This genomic window from Bacillota bacterium LX-D contains:
- the cysD gene encoding sulfate adenylyltransferase subunit CysD; this encodes MDHLDRLEAQSIFILREAYKKFGKLGMLWSIGKDSTVLLWLAQKAFFGHCPFSLIHVDTTYKIPEMIAYRDRIAQQYNLDLIVHSNEEALKAGMGPDKGRLVCCKALKTDGLQQVVTKYEFEGLILGIRRDEEGSRSKERVFSERNKDSEWDYTNQPPELWDQFKTDFPKGNHIRVHPILHWNEIDVWSYIGREKIPLVDLYFAKDGKRYRSLGCAPCTGKINSNATTVEEIIEELKHTTVSERAGRAQDQEDAYAMQKLRKDGYM
- a CDS encoding ferredoxin family protein; amino-acid sequence: MSIRIDQKKCTGCGHCRQVCPGNLLQADGMGKTKIRCPQDCWGCTSCLKECSFGAIGYYLGADIGGKGTTLYTRQEGNYLHWVFVKPDGREEVITINRQESNQY